From the genome of Scytonema hofmannii PCC 7110, one region includes:
- a CDS encoding microviridin/marinostatin family tricyclic proteinase inhibitor, which produces MSTKTVESAGIEAVPFFARFLEDQSVLAKSEEPPAEPPADRPPVPPYPPLPFTIKYPSDWEDR; this is translated from the coding sequence ATGTCTACAAAGACAGTAGAATCAGCAGGTATCGAAGCTGTACCATTTTTTGCACGCTTCTTGGAAGATCAATCTGTATTAGCGAAGTCAGAAGAGCCTCCTGCAGAGCCTCCTGCAGATCGTCCTCCAGTTCCTCCTTATCCTCCTCTTCCTTTCACCATCAAATATCCTTCTGATTGGGAAGATCGCTAG
- a CDS encoding MvdC family ATP-grasp ribosomal peptide maturase has protein sequence MHLSRDVVLLITHSGDFFTIDRVAEALSKRGAQPFRLDTDKFPLEVQLTAHFDKSKSYHRLEHGIDSISTEQVQAVWMRRIWEPELSHELAPKFQAACVRESQATLDGFWDSLREAHWVDNLERINFAHNKLRQLRVASEVGFVTPRTLITNKAEAVREFFQHVNGRMVSKLLTALSRSMEPTSFFLYTSVVKEEDLHDAESLRYCPMVFQEQIPKQWELRVVYVNGNVFVGALDASVCPASQVDWRIPGAEIVSWQHHQIPDEVVRRLKTFMARFGLLFGAFDFILTPSGEYVFLEINPIGEWGMLERDLDLPISHAIADTLLQRKDNG, from the coding sequence ATGCACCTGTCGCGTGATGTTGTTTTATTAATCACCCATAGCGGTGATTTCTTCACAATAGATAGAGTGGCAGAAGCTTTGTCAAAAAGAGGAGCGCAACCATTCCGCTTGGACACTGATAAGTTTCCTCTGGAAGTACAATTAACAGCGCACTTTGACAAGTCCAAAAGCTACCATAGGCTAGAACATGGTATCGACTCTATCAGCACAGAGCAGGTGCAAGCTGTTTGGATGCGTCGCATTTGGGAACCAGAATTAAGTCACGAATTAGCACCAAAGTTCCAAGCAGCCTGTGTTCGAGAATCACAGGCAACTTTAGATGGTTTTTGGGACAGTCTTAGGGAAGCTCATTGGGTAGATAATTTAGAGCGGATAAATTTTGCACACAATAAGCTGCGTCAACTGCGAGTCGCTTCTGAAGTAGGTTTTGTAACTCCTCGGACTCTTATCACTAATAAAGCTGAAGCAGTACGAGAGTTTTTTCAACACGTCAACGGAAGAATGGTGAGCAAACTGTTAACTGCTCTTTCCCGCAGTATGGAACCTACCTCGTTCTTCCTTTACACCAGTGTTGTTAAAGAGGAAGATTTGCATGATGCTGAGTCACTGCGCTATTGTCCAATGGTTTTTCAAGAACAAATTCCCAAGCAGTGGGAATTGCGGGTGGTGTATGTGAACGGCAATGTCTTTGTAGGGGCGCTAGATGCGTCTGTTTGTCCAGCATCACAAGTGGATTGGCGGATTCCTGGTGCTGAAATTGTTTCATGGCAACATCATCAGATCCCTGATGAAGTCGTTCGTCGTCTTAAAACCTTTATGGCTAGATTTGGGCTTTTGTTTGGAGCCTTTGATTTTATCCTCACACCATCAGGAGAATATGTGTTTTTGGAAATTAACCCCATAGGAGAGTGGGGAATGTTGGAACGAGATTTGGACTTGCCGATATCTCATGCGATCGCAGACACTTTACTCCAAAGGAAGGATAATGGCTAA
- a CDS encoding MvdD family ATP-grasp ribosomal peptide maturase, with the protein MTVLIVTFSQDNESIALVTKAIEALGEKAFRFDTDRFPIEVQLDIYHGESERGIITDGEQKLDLNEVSSVWYRRMRYGEKIPDTMDKQFREASIKESRATVRGLIASIKGFHFDKMSNVDLTNNKQLQLQVAREVGLLTPRTLTSNNPEAVKQFASECKEQGIVTKMLSSFAIFGDKGEEFVVFTNPVTDDDLENLEGLRFCPMTFQENVPKALELRTTIVGQRVFTAAVDSQRLQRATYDWRKEGKALCESWQPYDLPESVEKKLLKLMAYFGLNYGAMDIIVTPDGRHIFLEVNPVGEFFWLEMFSPHFPISQAIAEILHTGVGLSRN; encoded by the coding sequence ATGACAGTGTTAATAGTTACTTTTAGCCAAGACAACGAGAGCATTGCTCTAGTCACTAAAGCAATTGAGGCATTAGGAGAAAAAGCATTTCGTTTTGATACAGACAGATTTCCTATCGAAGTGCAGTTAGATATTTACCATGGTGAATCAGAGCGCGGAATTATTACTGATGGCGAACAGAAGCTAGATTTGAATGAGGTGTCCTCAGTTTGGTATCGGCGAATGCGCTATGGGGAAAAAATTCCCGACACGATGGACAAGCAATTTAGAGAAGCCTCTATTAAAGAATCTCGCGCTACTGTTAGGGGTTTGATTGCTAGCATCAAGGGATTCCACTTTGACAAAATGTCAAATGTGGATCTGACTAATAATAAGCAACTACAGCTGCAAGTCGCACGAGAGGTTGGTCTTTTAACTCCGCGTACCTTAACTTCAAATAATCCAGAAGCTGTGAAGCAATTTGCCTCTGAGTGTAAGGAGCAGGGTATAGTTACAAAGATGCTTTCTTCCTTTGCTATCTTTGGCGATAAGGGGGAAGAGTTTGTGGTTTTCACGAATCCAGTGACAGATGACGATTTGGAAAATCTTGAAGGATTGCGTTTTTGTCCGATGACGTTTCAAGAAAATGTGCCAAAGGCGCTAGAGTTGCGGACTACTATTGTGGGACAGCGTGTATTTACTGCTGCAGTAGACTCCCAACGTTTGCAGAGAGCTACTTACGACTGGCGCAAAGAGGGGAAAGCTTTATGCGAGAGTTGGCAACCTTACGACTTGCCTGAGAGTGTTGAGAAAAAGCTTCTTAAACTGATGGCTTATTTTGGTTTAAACTATGGAGCGATGGATATTATCGTTACACCCGATGGTCGGCATATCTTCCTTGAGGTTAACCCAGTTGGGGAATTTTTCTGGCTGGAGATGTTTTCACCACACTTCCCAATTTCTCAAGCAATTGCCGAAATTCTGCATACTGGTGTGGGCTTGTCAAGAAATTGA
- a CDS encoding ABC transporter ATP-binding protein/permease has product MQTQVARDRDMTNPLSGFTQFWEDVSVVAQPYWYPTEPGDRAFSDVIRSWGMLALLILLIISLVGVSAFNSFWNRHVLDIVIEQKDLSKYIDTLWISTLGILVVTLLVAFSRYVRKRIALDWYTWLNNHILEQYLSKQAYYKINFKSDIGNPDQRISQEIEPITSSALLFSATFLEKMLEMISFLVILWTISSQIAIYLVIYTIVGNLIAVYLTRELNKINQEELEFKADFAYCLTHVRKHAESIAFFQGEEKELNIINRRFNNVLKNAERRLNWERGQDIFNRSYQSAITVFSMFILTPLFITGKIDYGEINQVSFCCFLFSNALGELIALFGNSGRFSSYVERLAEFSDALEVVTKQPDNVSTIKIIEDKRLAFENVTLQTPNYEQAIVENLSLSVQSGEGLLIVGPSGRGKSSLLRAIAGLWNAGTGRLMRPPREEVLFLPQRPYIILGTLREQLLYPHTRQMSDPELEEVLRQVNLQNLLPRVDGFDTEVPWENILSLGEQQRLAFARLLITHPSFTILDEATSALDLNNEENLYQKLHQTKTTFISVGHRESLLNYHQWVLDLSEGSTWQLLTVEDYQLQKEIVVAPPGKGSNHKRRSIATKKA; this is encoded by the coding sequence ATGCAAACTCAAGTTGCTCGCGATCGAGATATGACAAATCCTCTTTCAGGTTTTACTCAATTTTGGGAGGATGTCAGCGTAGTGGCTCAACCTTACTGGTATCCAACAGAACCTGGGGACAGAGCATTTTCAGACGTGATTCGCTCGTGGGGGATGCTTGCTCTCCTGATATTATTAATAATCTCGCTCGTGGGCGTAAGTGCTTTCAATAGCTTCTGGAATCGCCATGTGCTTGATATAGTTATCGAACAGAAAGACCTGTCTAAATATATTGATACGCTATGGATTTCTACCCTTGGTATTTTGGTAGTAACCCTCTTGGTAGCATTTTCTAGATATGTCAGAAAAAGAATCGCTCTTGATTGGTACACATGGCTGAATAACCACATTTTAGAACAATATTTGAGCAAGCAAGCCTATTATAAAATTAATTTTAAATCCGATATTGGTAACCCAGATCAACGCATATCTCAAGAAATTGAACCAATTACTAGCAGTGCTTTACTCTTTTCAGCAACTTTCCTAGAAAAAATGCTGGAAATGATAAGTTTTTTAGTCATTCTCTGGACAATTTCCTCACAAATTGCTATTTATCTAGTTATTTATACGATTGTCGGTAATTTGATAGCTGTTTACTTGACTCGAGAACTAAATAAAATTAATCAAGAAGAACTTGAGTTTAAAGCTGACTTTGCTTATTGTCTGACTCACGTTCGGAAACACGCTGAGTCGATAGCTTTTTTCCAAGGAGAAGAGAAAGAATTAAATATAATTAATCGAAGATTTAATAATGTTCTGAAAAATGCAGAACGCAGGCTGAACTGGGAAAGAGGTCAAGATATTTTTAACAGATCGTATCAGTCGGCTATCACTGTATTTTCAATGTTTATACTTACACCTTTATTTATTACAGGGAAAATTGATTATGGAGAAATTAACCAAGTCAGTTTTTGTTGCTTTCTGTTTTCTAACGCTTTGGGAGAATTAATAGCTCTATTTGGAAATTCAGGGCGGTTTTCTAGTTACGTTGAGCGCTTGGCTGAGTTTTCGGATGCGTTAGAAGTTGTTACTAAACAACCAGACAATGTCAGTACTATTAAAATCATAGAAGACAAGCGTTTGGCTTTTGAGAATGTCACCTTACAAACACCAAACTATGAACAGGCGATTGTCGAAAACTTGTCACTGTCTGTTCAATCAGGAGAAGGATTATTGATTGTTGGACCAAGTGGAAGAGGAAAAAGTTCTCTATTGAGAGCGATCGCTGGGTTATGGAATGCGGGGACTGGGCGTCTGATGCGACCTCCCCGAGAAGAAGTTTTATTTTTGCCCCAACGTCCTTATATAATTTTAGGAACTTTACGCGAACAGTTACTCTATCCTCATACAAGACAAATGAGCGACCCCGAACTTGAAGAAGTTTTGCGACAAGTTAATCTCCAAAATTTGCTTCCCCGTGTGGATGGCTTTGACACAGAAGTTCCTTGGGAAAATATATTGTCGTTAGGAGAACAGCAACGTCTTGCTTTTGCACGGTTATTAATTACTCACCCTAGCTTTACTATCTTAGATGAAGCAACGAGTGCTTTAGATTTAAACAATGAAGAGAATTTATATCAAAAATTACACCAAACGAAAACAACTTTTATCAGTGTTGGGCATAGGGAAAGTCTCTTGAATTATCATCAATGGGTTTTAGACCTTTCCGAAGGTTCTACTTGGCAACTTCTGACTGTAGAGGATTATCAATTACAAAAAGAAATTGTCGTAGCTCCACCCGGTAAAGGCTCAAATCACAAAAGACGGTCTATCGCTACTAAGAAGGCGTAA
- a CDS encoding GUN4 domain-containing protein: protein MLIRNKKKLITFETIRIYEKTYQLPILKNPKLKKIQKKIQECQILLKEGIKYHSYFWDKIKRKQEISQGQTFIEIKSLMRDYTQIIDFVENYKDSYQEFLLKLTDDWKDLCNQKSLEIKKINDERNKLEIKNYKNDQILEKLKWEKQENLKSILLLSNTNFLMLEKIQLLTEGIKNIAEDTKKQKDTIQQIVKDLEVYQEIYEYQIRATKIRQEIAKIAETAINLENFLQDYFSPFQSLIDEVVKLDADFYITVGEIKNLADSALNSPLSLLKLQESNIISEKLIDLLVASYEKKDRLKDAFNKSQLLDGQFQNFELSDDVINLDKVIYLISNYTSDRLVVQRKLLGIEETNVVDTNSILSLEKIELVDTSNNDVTLLEEFKSSKNIDYSQLQNLLEQYKWKEADIETAKLMLKIMGRNDWNEVYKEDISNFSCKALHTIDRLWQQYSRGYFGFSIQQSIWNEIGGQVDYETEKRLGDRLGWRKEGIWLEYDQLTFNLSPMIPMGHLPVKWLHYDQNIFDLSLNSSAEPLSMGAWRVGSWLVWQMHLFFSRVKICNDTFS from the coding sequence ATGCTAATTCGAAACAAAAAAAAACTAATTACTTTTGAAACTATTAGAATTTATGAAAAAACTTATCAATTACCCATTCTAAAAAATCCTAAATTAAAAAAAATTCAAAAAAAAATTCAAGAATGTCAAATCTTACTGAAAGAAGGTATTAAATATCATTCTTACTTTTGGGACAAAATTAAACGAAAACAAGAAATAAGTCAAGGGCAAACTTTTATAGAAATTAAATCATTAATGAGAGATTATACTCAAATTATTGATTTTGTAGAGAATTATAAAGATAGTTATCAAGAGTTTTTGTTAAAACTTACAGATGACTGGAAAGATTTATGCAATCAAAAATCCCTTGAAATTAAAAAGATAAATGATGAAAGAAATAAATTAGAAATAAAAAATTATAAAAACGATCAAATTCTTGAGAAACTGAAATGGGAAAAACAAGAAAATTTAAAATCGATTTTACTATTAAGCAATACTAACTTTTTAATGTTAGAAAAAATTCAGTTATTGACTGAAGGAATTAAAAATATAGCAGAAGATACTAAAAAGCAAAAAGACACTATTCAGCAAATAGTTAAAGATTTGGAGGTGTATCAAGAGATTTATGAATACCAGATAAGAGCTACCAAAATTCGTCAAGAAATAGCAAAAATAGCTGAAACTGCAATCAATCTTGAAAATTTTTTACAAGATTACTTTAGTCCCTTTCAATCTTTAATAGATGAAGTGGTAAAATTAGATGCAGATTTTTACATAACTGTAGGGGAAATTAAAAATTTAGCAGATAGTGCTTTAAATTCTCCATTGAGTTTATTAAAACTACAAGAATCTAATATAATTTCTGAAAAACTTATCGATTTATTAGTGGCAAGTTATGAAAAAAAAGATAGATTAAAAGATGCTTTTAATAAGTCACAACTATTAGACGGACAATTTCAGAATTTTGAATTAAGTGATGATGTAATCAATTTAGATAAAGTTATTTACTTAATATCTAATTACACATCAGATCGACTTGTCGTACAAAGAAAATTGCTGGGAATAGAAGAGACAAATGTTGTCGATACAAATTCTATACTTTCTCTTGAAAAAATAGAATTGGTGGACACAAGCAATAATGATGTTACGTTGCTCGAAGAATTTAAAAGCAGTAAAAATATCGATTACAGTCAACTACAGAATCTCCTCGAACAGTACAAGTGGAAAGAAGCCGATATTGAAACTGCTAAATTAATGCTAAAAATTATGGGTAGGAATGATTGGAATGAAGTTTACAAAGAAGATATTAGTAACTTTTCTTGTAAAGCTCTTCATACCATCGATCGCCTTTGGCAACAATACAGCCGTGGTTATTTCGGCTTTAGTATTCAGCAAAGTATTTGGAACGAAATAGGTGGTCAAGTAGATTATGAAACAGAAAAGAGACTTGGCGATCGCCTTGGTTGGCGAAAGGAGGGAATCTGGTTAGAATATGACCAACTTACTTTTAATTTATCCCCCATGATACCCATGGGACATCTACCAGTCAAATGGTTACATTATGACCAGAATATTTTTGACCTATCCCTAAATTCATCTGCAGAACCCCTTTCAATGGGAGCTTGGCGGGTGGGGTCTTGGCTGGTGTGGCAGATGCACTTATTCTTTTCTCGTGTAAAAATTTGTAACGATACATTCTCATGA